The following are from one region of the Candidatus Methylomirabilota bacterium genome:
- a CDS encoding extracellular solute-binding protein: MNWIGLVAFVVAVAVAAPAAAQTFAPDTVDLAAARKEGAVTWYTSTPVATAQKIANLFQDATGIKVELFRSGGSAVLRRFLQEIDARRVVADVMTISDPAAASALIKRGLLVSFRPRNFDKIRDEVKDPQGYHIAQRLNLVGIIARGDKNVELPRNWTDLTDPRYKRLMVMPDPSYTAIQLMVVGTLSQKYGWDFYHKLRANDIMIVQSHQQVSDTLTRGERVIAAEGADQYAWKDRKAGHKIQTIWPTDGAFAIAAPTAIIKGSSHPNAAKALAEFMISDTVQKLFPSEGIYAARSDVEPPPGNPPLGQLKLMTVDYGYIEKESKNLKNRFNEIFQ, translated from the coding sequence GTGAACTGGATCGGCCTTGTCGCCTTCGTGGTGGCCGTCGCAGTGGCCGCACCCGCGGCGGCTCAGACCTTCGCGCCGGACACCGTGGACCTGGCCGCGGCCAGGAAGGAGGGCGCCGTCACCTGGTACACGTCGACGCCCGTGGCCACGGCCCAGAAGATCGCCAACCTCTTCCAGGACGCGACCGGTATCAAGGTCGAGCTCTTCCGCTCCGGCGGCTCGGCCGTGTTGCGGCGCTTCCTGCAGGAGATCGATGCCCGGCGCGTCGTCGCCGACGTGATGACCATCTCCGATCCCGCCGCGGCCAGCGCGCTGATCAAGCGCGGCCTCCTCGTGTCCTTCCGCCCCCGCAACTTCGACAAGATCAGGGACGAGGTGAAGGATCCCCAGGGCTACCACATCGCCCAGCGGCTCAACCTGGTCGGCATCATCGCTCGCGGTGACAAGAACGTGGAGCTGCCGCGGAACTGGACGGACCTGACCGACCCCAGATACAAGCGGCTGATGGTGATGCCCGATCCGTCCTACACGGCCATCCAGCTCATGGTGGTGGGCACGCTCTCGCAGAAATACGGCTGGGACTTCTACCACAAGCTCCGGGCCAATGACATCATGATCGTGCAGAGCCACCAGCAGGTCTCCGACACGCTGACGCGCGGCGAGCGCGTGATCGCTGCCGAAGGCGCCGACCAGTACGCGTGGAAGGATCGCAAGGCAGGACACAAGATCCAGACCATCTGGCCGACCGACGGCGCTTTTGCCATCGCCGCGCCCACGGCCATCATCAAGGGCAGCTCCCATCCCAATGCCGCCAAGGCTTTGGCCGAGTTCATGATCAGCGACACCGTGCAGAAGCTGTTTCCCAGCGAGGGGATCTACGCGGCCCGGTCGGACGTGGAGCCGCCGCCCGGCAATCCCCCGCTCGGGCAGCTGAAGCTGATGACCGTGGACTACGGCTACATCGAGAAGGAGTCGAAGAACCTCAAGAACCGGTTCAACGAGATCTTCCAGTGA
- a CDS encoding alpha/beta fold hydrolase → MTAEAAITGREHWTHKGSIKLFLWEKAAGASPGPRGTLLLVHGSSMASQPTFDLRIPGRPDASAMDHFARLGYDTWCVDMEGYGRSDKHRDINADIATGADDVEAAADYIAKTRGVEALHVYGISSGALRAALFAQRRPERVRRLALDAFVWTGKGSPTLAERRQRLPEFQARNRRPIDRAFVRSIFTRDHPGTADDEVVEAFADAILALDDSVPTGTYVDMCANLPVVDPARITVPTLIMRGQHDGIASVEDLLEFFARLPNPDKQFAVMPGIAHASFHQKNFRIAYHILHSFLSQPAPRYQGA, encoded by the coding sequence ATGACCGCCGAAGCCGCCATCACCGGTCGCGAGCACTGGACGCACAAAGGCTCCATCAAGCTGTTCCTGTGGGAGAAAGCGGCTGGCGCATCGCCCGGCCCCCGGGGCACGCTCCTGTTGGTCCACGGGTCGTCCATGGCCTCGCAGCCCACCTTTGATTTGAGAATTCCCGGACGGCCCGACGCCTCGGCCATGGACCACTTCGCGCGGCTGGGCTACGACACGTGGTGCGTGGATATGGAGGGCTACGGCCGGTCCGACAAGCACCGGGACATCAACGCCGACATCGCCACCGGGGCCGACGACGTGGAAGCCGCCGCCGACTACATCGCCAAAACCCGGGGGGTGGAGGCGCTCCACGTCTACGGCATCTCGTCGGGCGCCCTGCGCGCGGCCCTCTTCGCCCAGCGCCGGCCCGAGCGGGTGCGACGCCTGGCCCTCGACGCGTTCGTGTGGACGGGCAAGGGAAGTCCCACGCTGGCCGAGCGCCGCCAGCGGCTGCCTGAGTTCCAGGCGCGGAACCGGCGCCCCATCGACCGGGCGTTCGTGCGCAGTATCTTCACCCGCGACCATCCGGGGACGGCCGACGACGAGGTGGTCGAGGCCTTTGCCGACGCCATCCTGGCTCTCGATGACTCGGTGCCCACCGGCACCTACGTGGACATGTGCGCGAACCTGCCCGTGGTCGATCCCGCGCGGATCACCGTGCCCACGCTCATCATGCGCGGGCAGCACGATGGCATCGCCAGCGTCGAGGACCTGCTGGAGTTCTTCGCGCGGCTGCCCAACCCCGACAAGCAGTTCGCCGTGATGCCGGGCATCGCCCACGCCAGCTTCCATCAGAAGAACTTTCGGATCGCCTATCACATCCTGCACAGCTTCCTCAGCCAGCCGGCGCCGCGCTACCAGGGCGCCTGA